Proteins encoded within one genomic window of Microbacterium sp. zg-B185:
- a CDS encoding YajQ family cyclic di-GMP-binding protein yields MADSSFDIVSKVDHQEAENALNQARKEIEQRYDFKGTGASIEWSGESVLIKANSEERAKAVLDVFQSKLIKRGISLKSLESGEPFASGKEYRITSTIKDGISQENAKKIGKIIRDEAPKGVKSQIQGDELRVQSKSRDDLQEVIRVLKAADLDVDLQFINYR; encoded by the coding sequence ATGGCTGATTCATCCTTCGACATCGTGAGCAAAGTCGACCACCAGGAGGCGGAGAACGCCCTCAACCAGGCCCGCAAAGAGATCGAGCAGCGCTACGACTTCAAGGGCACCGGCGCCTCCATCGAGTGGAGCGGCGAATCCGTGCTGATCAAGGCGAACTCCGAAGAGCGGGCCAAAGCTGTGCTCGACGTGTTCCAGTCTAAGCTCATCAAACGCGGCATCTCGCTGAAGAGCCTCGAGTCCGGTGAGCCGTTCGCCAGCGGCAAGGAGTACCGCATCACGTCCACCATCAAGGACGGCATCTCCCAGGAGAACGCGAAGAAGATCGGCAAGATCATCCGCGACGAGGCACCCAAGGGCGTGAAATCGCAGATTCAGGGCGACGAGCTGCGCGTTCAGTCCAAGAGTCGCGATGACCTCCAGGAGGTCATCCGCGTCCTCAAGGCAGCCGACCTGGACGTCGACCTGCAGTTCATCAACTACCGGTAG
- a CDS encoding FBP domain-containing protein, which produces MRQLTEDDIRGALANAGDDELRLLTLPPDFVLTDWDHLDFLAWRDPRTKGRGYLIAEVGDEPIGVVLRAAEGTARVSSALCNLCHTMQPADQVSLFSARKAGRAGQNGDTVGTYICTDLSCHENVRLAAPLAPNEVRASVDAKIDGTRRRAEAFVERILESARADA; this is translated from the coding sequence ATGCGCCAGTTGACCGAAGATGACATCCGTGGGGCGCTCGCGAACGCGGGTGACGACGAGCTGCGCCTCCTGACCCTTCCCCCCGATTTCGTGCTGACCGATTGGGACCACCTCGACTTCCTGGCGTGGCGCGACCCGCGGACCAAGGGCCGGGGATACCTCATCGCCGAGGTCGGCGACGAGCCGATCGGCGTCGTCCTGCGGGCCGCCGAGGGCACCGCGCGGGTCAGCTCCGCGCTGTGCAACCTCTGCCACACCATGCAACCCGCCGACCAGGTCTCCCTCTTCTCGGCGCGCAAGGCCGGTCGGGCGGGTCAGAACGGAGACACCGTGGGAACGTACATCTGCACCGACCTCTCCTGCCACGAGAACGTCCGCCTCGCCGCGCCGCTGGCGCCGAACGAGGTGCGAGCGAGCGTCGACGCCAAGATCGACGGCACTCGCCGGCGTGCGGAGGCGTTCGTCGAGCGCATCCTCGAGTCGGCCCGGGCCGACGCGTGA
- a CDS encoding PfkB family carbohydrate kinase yields the protein MSARVVVIGDALIDELRDDRGVREFVGGAALNVAVGLTRLSVPTTLIAMVGDDEAGAHIRTYLADYGVELIASPSAHGSSRAVSTRNATGEPVYEFNAAAQARSITFGEAERAAIDAAALVAVSCFPFDDAAQTGRFAEAVHASSAILAIDPNPRAGMLADREQFVRGFERLASRAALVKVGEDDATLLYDQPLDALRARLLDLGAAAVLATEGSAGATIEAGDTVVTRPISDLPGRIVDTMGAGDAAFAAAIAALVDEAPADEDEWGAILERAMDVAAATCRYEGALLRLPESLSAVDMDAIGT from the coding sequence GTGAGCGCCCGTGTGGTGGTGATCGGGGACGCGCTCATCGACGAGCTGCGCGACGATCGTGGTGTCCGGGAGTTCGTCGGCGGGGCCGCGCTCAACGTGGCGGTCGGATTGACCCGTCTCAGCGTTCCGACCACTCTGATCGCCATGGTCGGGGACGACGAGGCCGGAGCCCACATCCGCACCTACCTCGCCGACTACGGCGTCGAGCTGATCGCGTCACCGTCCGCTCACGGTTCGTCGCGGGCGGTCAGCACGCGCAACGCGACGGGGGAGCCGGTCTACGAGTTCAACGCCGCGGCGCAGGCGCGGTCCATCACGTTCGGCGAGGCGGAGCGTGCGGCGATCGATGCCGCCGCCCTGGTCGCCGTCAGCTGCTTCCCCTTCGACGACGCGGCGCAGACCGGGCGCTTCGCCGAAGCGGTCCACGCATCCTCGGCGATCCTGGCGATCGACCCGAACCCGAGGGCCGGCATGCTCGCCGATCGGGAGCAGTTCGTGCGCGGCTTCGAGCGACTGGCGTCCCGAGCAGCGCTGGTCAAGGTGGGCGAGGACGACGCCACGCTCCTCTACGACCAGCCGCTCGATGCCTTGCGCGCGCGTCTGCTGGATCTTGGCGCCGCCGCCGTGCTCGCGACCGAAGGCAGCGCGGGGGCGACGATCGAGGCCGGAGACACCGTCGTGACGCGGCCGATCTCCGACCTGCCCGGACGGATCGTGGACACGATGGGTGCCGGGGACGCTGCGTTCGCCGCGGCCATTGCGGCGCTCGTAGACGAAGCGCCCGCGGACGAGGACGAGTGGGGGGCGATCCTGGAGCGGGCGATGGACGTCGCGGCCGCGACATGCCGATACGAAGGCGCGCTGCTGAGACTTCCGGAGTCGTTGTCCGCCGTGGATATGGACGCGATCGGCACCTGA
- a CDS encoding IS481 family transposase has product MSKHRVVVLKIVAGQLTVAAAAEQYGLSRRQLHRLLARYREDGIDAVDPQSRRPKTNPHATPPEVVERVVQLRAELIARGFDAGPVTISWHLDREGLHAPSHATIHRILTRAGLITPEPRKRPRSSYVRFEAAQPNETWQSDFTHWRLNDGTDMEILNWLDDHSRLLLSCTAHTPVTGDDVVTTFLTATDKHGIPASTLTDNGRVYTARFGGGRNAFEHLLPVLGVKQKNGSPGHPQTQGKIERFHQTQKRWLAQQPTATTILELQAQLDRFRVAYNNHRPHRALDRATPSQAYAATAKALPAEGRLPDRYRLRYDRVDTDGHVSIRRAGRMHHLGIGRHHTGKRILAISDETTVTVTHLETGEILSEHHINPAQGYWRNQLTPPGRWPHK; this is encoded by the coding sequence ATGTCGAAGCATCGGGTCGTGGTCTTGAAGATCGTCGCTGGGCAGCTCACCGTGGCCGCGGCGGCCGAGCAGTATGGGTTGTCGCGGAGGCAGCTTCATCGGTTGCTGGCCCGTTACCGGGAGGACGGTATCGACGCCGTCGATCCGCAGTCGCGGCGACCGAAGACGAATCCGCACGCGACACCCCCCGAGGTTGTCGAACGCGTCGTACAGCTCCGCGCTGAACTGATCGCTCGCGGGTTCGATGCCGGGCCGGTCACGATCTCCTGGCATCTGGACCGCGAAGGGTTGCACGCCCCGTCACACGCGACGATCCACCGCATCCTGACTCGAGCAGGGCTGATCACCCCGGAGCCGCGTAAGCGCCCGCGTTCCTCGTACGTCCGGTTCGAAGCCGCCCAACCGAACGAGACCTGGCAATCCGACTTCACCCACTGGCGCCTGAACGACGGAACCGACATGGAGATCCTGAACTGGCTCGATGACCACTCCCGGCTCCTGCTGTCCTGCACCGCCCACACCCCCGTCACCGGTGACGATGTCGTGACCACGTTCCTGACTGCGACCGACAAACACGGGATCCCCGCCTCGACTCTCACCGACAACGGCAGGGTCTATACGGCACGGTTCGGCGGAGGACGCAACGCGTTCGAACACCTCCTGCCCGTCCTCGGGGTCAAGCAGAAGAACGGCTCACCCGGACACCCGCAGACCCAGGGCAAGATCGAACGGTTCCATCAGACCCAGAAGCGCTGGCTCGCCCAGCAGCCCACCGCGACCACGATCCTCGAGCTCCAAGCACAGCTGGACCGGTTCCGCGTCGCATACAACAACCACCGCCCGCACCGAGCCCTGGATCGCGCAACTCCCTCACAGGCATACGCAGCGACCGCCAAAGCGCTCCCTGCCGAGGGACGACTGCCCGACCGATACCGGCTGCGCTACGACCGCGTCGACACCGACGGCCACGTCAGCATCCGACGCGCCGGCCGCATGCACCACCTCGGCATCGGACGACACCACACCGGCAAACGCATCCTCGCGATCAGCGACGAAACCACCGTCACCGTGACCCACCTCGAAACCGGCGAAATCCTCAGCGAACACCACATAAACCCCGCCCAGGGCTACTGGCGCAACCAACTCACCCCACCCGGCCGCTGGCCCCACAAATGA
- a CDS encoding NAD(P)/FAD-dependent oxidoreductase, whose translation MQQADRYDVVIVGGGHNALVAAAYLARAGRTVIVLERLSHVGGAAVSESPWTGVDARLSRYSYLVSLLPRRIIDDLGLRIDLRRRRYSSYTPDPSDPARGVLVDTQDAAATAASFLRTTGDPAEAERFAAFYERLSPLARRLFATVTEPLPRRAAVRALLADDALWHAVVEAPLGGMLRDSLATDLARGIALTDGLIGTFSSVDDESLRQNRCFLYHVIGGGTGDWDVPVGGMGRISAELERAARDAGAELRTDAEVIALAPDGEVRIAGDQTGTLQARLVLCGVAPAVLDALVAAGGAGPAVGADAPEGAQVKVNMLLTRLPRLHDDRVAPEAAFAGTFHVNEALTQLDAAHAVAVGGGIPNPLPAEIYCHSLTDPSILGPRLQAEGAQTLTLFGLQVPHRLVAGQNPDAVRSALLEAAQRSLDSVLAEPIADCVSVAPDGSPCIEARTTADLERALGMPGGDIFHGALSWPWAEDDDPIDSPAARWGVATDHARILLCGSGARRGGAVSGIGGHNAAMAALEMLRG comes from the coding sequence ATGCAGCAGGCCGACAGGTATGACGTCGTGATCGTCGGGGGCGGGCACAACGCGCTGGTCGCCGCCGCCTATCTTGCCCGCGCGGGTCGCACGGTCATCGTGCTCGAGCGGCTCTCCCACGTAGGCGGAGCCGCCGTCTCGGAGAGCCCCTGGACAGGTGTCGATGCGCGGCTCTCGCGGTACTCGTATCTGGTGAGTCTTCTGCCCCGACGGATCATCGACGACCTCGGCCTGCGCATCGACCTGCGGCGACGTCGGTACTCGTCGTACACCCCGGACCCGTCCGATCCCGCTCGCGGAGTGCTGGTGGACACGCAGGACGCCGCCGCCACCGCCGCGTCCTTCCTGCGCACCACCGGCGACCCGGCCGAGGCCGAGCGTTTCGCCGCGTTCTACGAGCGCCTCTCGCCGCTCGCGCGCCGTCTGTTCGCCACGGTGACCGAGCCGCTGCCGCGCCGCGCCGCGGTGCGCGCACTGCTGGCCGACGACGCGCTCTGGCACGCCGTCGTCGAGGCGCCCCTCGGCGGCATGCTGCGAGACTCGCTCGCCACGGATCTCGCGCGCGGAATCGCGCTGACCGACGGGCTGATCGGCACGTTCTCGTCAGTCGACGACGAGAGCCTGCGCCAGAACCGCTGCTTCCTCTACCACGTCATCGGCGGCGGCACCGGCGACTGGGACGTGCCGGTCGGCGGCATGGGCCGCATCAGCGCCGAGCTGGAGCGGGCGGCACGGGATGCCGGTGCCGAACTGCGCACCGATGCCGAGGTCATCGCCCTCGCCCCGGACGGAGAGGTGCGGATCGCGGGCGATCAAACCGGGACGCTGCAGGCGCGGCTCGTGCTCTGCGGTGTCGCCCCGGCCGTGCTGGACGCTCTGGTTGCGGCGGGCGGCGCGGGCCCCGCCGTCGGCGCGGATGCGCCCGAGGGTGCACAGGTCAAGGTCAATATGCTGCTCACCCGGCTGCCGCGCCTGCACGATGACCGGGTGGCGCCGGAGGCGGCGTTCGCCGGAACGTTCCACGTCAACGAGGCGCTGACACAGCTGGACGCCGCCCACGCGGTCGCGGTGGGAGGCGGCATCCCGAACCCGCTCCCGGCCGAGATCTACTGCCATTCGCTCACGGACCCGTCGATCCTGGGTCCGCGGCTGCAGGCCGAGGGGGCGCAGACTCTGACCCTCTTCGGCCTGCAGGTCCCGCACCGCCTGGTGGCCGGGCAGAACCCCGATGCGGTCCGGTCGGCGCTGCTGGAGGCCGCACAGCGTTCACTGGACTCCGTTCTGGCCGAGCCGATCGCCGACTGCGTCTCTGTGGCGCCGGACGGCTCGCCCTGTATCGAGGCCCGCACGACGGCGGACCTCGAGCGCGCACTCGGGATGCCGGGCGGTGACATCTTCCACGGCGCCCTGTCGTGGCCGTGGGCGGAGGATGACGACCCGATCGACTCGCCCGCCGCGCGCTGGGGTGTCGCCACCGATCACGCCCGCATCCTCCTCTGCGGCTCCGGAGCGCGCCGCGGCGGCGCGGTCAGCGGCATCGGCGGACACAACGCGGCGATGGCGGCGCTGGAGATGCTCCGCGGCTGA
- a CDS encoding inositol monophosphatase family protein, with protein MSSAQHLESLAMDIAREAGELARRRRREGVAIAATKSAIADIVTHADREVEALIRARLSAERPGDGFLGEESGAERGSTDITWVVDPIDGTVNYAYGIPAYAVSIAAVRGEPAPDRWEALAGAVFTPVTNELFHAARGAGAWLYGARLAVNAEPSPAGAMLATGFGYDASTHAGDLARVARVMPMARDLRRMGAASLDLAYVAAGRLDGYFERGLQPWDHAAGALLVTEAGGRITRVELDDQPGRALLVTAGPGLFDRLLTAAVGS; from the coding sequence ATGTCATCGGCCCAGCATCTGGAGTCCCTCGCGATGGACATCGCCCGGGAGGCCGGTGAGCTCGCCCGGCGCCGGCGCCGCGAAGGGGTCGCGATCGCGGCGACGAAATCGGCGATCGCGGACATCGTCACCCACGCCGATCGCGAGGTCGAGGCGCTCATCCGGGCTCGCCTGAGCGCCGAACGCCCCGGCGACGGCTTCCTCGGTGAGGAATCCGGGGCCGAGCGCGGGTCCACCGACATCACGTGGGTCGTCGATCCGATCGACGGCACCGTCAACTACGCGTACGGCATCCCCGCGTACGCGGTGAGCATCGCCGCCGTCCGCGGCGAGCCCGCACCCGACCGGTGGGAAGCCCTCGCGGGGGCGGTGTTCACCCCTGTGACGAACGAGCTGTTCCACGCCGCCCGCGGAGCCGGCGCGTGGCTCTACGGGGCCCGGCTCGCGGTCAACGCCGAGCCGTCGCCGGCGGGGGCGATGCTGGCGACCGGGTTCGGATACGACGCGAGCACCCACGCCGGCGACCTGGCTCGGGTCGCCCGAGTGATGCCGATGGCTCGTGACCTGCGACGCATGGGCGCCGCATCGCTGGACCTCGCCTATGTCGCGGCAGGCAGGCTGGACGGCTACTTCGAACGCGGGCTGCAGCCCTGGGACCACGCCGCCGGCGCCCTGCTGGTGACCGAAGCGGGGGGACGGATCACGCGAGTCGAGCTGGACGACCAGCCGGGCAGAGCCCTGCTGGTGACCGCCGGCCCGGGACTTTTCGACCGGCTTCTGACCGCCGCGGTCGGTTCGTGA
- a CDS encoding M23 family metallopeptidase, with the protein MPIPASADALAAASLADVAPLAAVVTAMAAAATEAPVATRRSRRAGRVGQTPAPAAAPTDPAAGPAPVPATERSSAEPFELLEPDVDAVFDVEDESADAPDPLFVSPDAASRLTAEEADAFEAAARLFSFAGETPVQTPAAGGAGTSDHAGTPHIVASRHRRVVSFKRLTATSFSVGVMGIVGLLTVSMTVPAAAVAGTGTADITASVVAHANTDHEEIQAYVAPSGIQSAAIERHETYSTVTMAQLASESGIRNFSNFFVNDPNSPIQWPFAVGVPISYGFGVRSGSMHEGADFTPGEGSPIQAIADGVVRESTDSGGAFGVHIVIDHIIDGQLISSSYSHMLYGSRQVQVGDHVTVGTIVGHTGDTGRSFGAHTHFEILVNGTTPIDPIPWLRQHAGG; encoded by the coding sequence ATGCCGATTCCGGCGAGCGCGGACGCCCTGGCAGCGGCATCCCTGGCGGATGTCGCACCCCTCGCGGCCGTGGTGACCGCGATGGCGGCGGCCGCCACCGAAGCTCCGGTCGCAACCCGCCGCAGCCGCCGTGCCGGTCGCGTCGGCCAGACGCCGGCCCCCGCGGCCGCTCCCACCGACCCGGCCGCCGGTCCGGCGCCGGTGCCTGCGACCGAACGGAGCTCGGCGGAGCCGTTCGAACTGCTCGAGCCCGACGTGGACGCCGTGTTCGACGTCGAGGACGAATCGGCGGACGCGCCCGATCCGCTCTTCGTATCGCCGGATGCGGCATCCCGTCTCACCGCCGAAGAGGCCGACGCGTTCGAGGCCGCCGCACGGCTGTTCTCCTTCGCCGGGGAAACGCCGGTGCAGACACCGGCGGCGGGCGGTGCCGGCACCTCGGACCACGCCGGCACCCCACACATCGTCGCCTCCCGCCACCGCCGCGTTGTGTCCTTCAAGCGGCTGACCGCCACGTCCTTCTCGGTCGGGGTCATGGGAATCGTCGGTCTGCTCACCGTGTCCATGACCGTCCCCGCCGCTGCGGTGGCCGGAACCGGCACCGCGGACATCACCGCCTCGGTCGTCGCTCATGCGAACACGGACCACGAAGAGATCCAGGCCTATGTCGCTCCCTCCGGAATCCAGAGCGCTGCGATCGAGCGTCACGAGACCTACTCGACCGTGACGATGGCTCAGCTGGCCTCCGAGTCCGGCATCCGCAACTTCTCGAACTTCTTCGTCAACGACCCGAACTCGCCCATCCAGTGGCCCTTCGCCGTTGGTGTGCCGATCAGTTACGGCTTCGGCGTGCGCTCGGGCTCCATGCATGAGGGTGCGGACTTCACCCCCGGCGAGGGTTCACCGATCCAGGCGATCGCCGACGGCGTCGTTCGCGAGTCGACCGACTCGGGCGGAGCGTTCGGCGTGCACATCGTCATCGACCACATCATCGACGGGCAGCTCATCTCAAGCAGCTACTCGCACATGCTGTACGGCTCGCGGCAGGTGCAGGTCGGCGACCACGTCACCGTGGGCACCATCGTCGGGCACACCGGTGACACCGGTCGTTCGTTCGGCGCGCACACGCACTTCGAGATCCTCGTCAACGGCACGACCCCGATCGACCCCATCCCCTGGCTGCGGCAGCACGCCGGCGGCTGA
- a CDS encoding protein adenylyltransferase SelO, giving the protein MNVATPTTVELTSRFARELPELAAPWQAEPAPDARLLVLNEPLAAELGIDLGFLRSDDGVKLLTGNRLPAAAAPVAQAYAGHQFGTYSPRLGDGRALLLGELADARGGLRDLHLKGSGPTPFARGGDGFAAVGPMLREYLISEAMHALGIPTTRSLAVVATGRMVRRETMLPGAVLARVASSHLRVGSFQYAAATGDVPLLRRLVAHAIERHYPDLTDAENPPLALLQAVIGAQASLIAQWMLVGFVHGVMNTDNMTISGETIDYGPCAFMDDFDPRAVYSSIDIGGRYAFGSQPLVAEWNLVRFAEALLPALDDDSDRAVALAQECLGGFRRQYSTAWSAGMVTKLGLREIRDDAVTSALIADLVDLLQANRVDYTSLFRRLSGAARDRSGSGEEIPPAFDSWMQRWTALAPDLDAMDAANPTYIPRNHLVEEALGAATEGDLEPFERLVGVVREPYASRPGLERYAQPAPEDFGRYRTFCGT; this is encoded by the coding sequence ATGAACGTCGCCACACCGACAACCGTCGAGTTGACCAGCCGGTTCGCCCGTGAGCTGCCGGAGCTGGCGGCGCCGTGGCAGGCGGAGCCGGCGCCGGACGCGCGGCTTCTGGTGCTGAACGAGCCGCTGGCGGCCGAGCTGGGCATCGACCTCGGCTTTCTGCGCAGCGATGACGGGGTCAAGCTGCTGACCGGCAATCGGCTTCCCGCCGCGGCCGCACCGGTCGCCCAGGCCTATGCCGGGCACCAGTTCGGCACGTACTCGCCACGTCTGGGCGACGGCAGGGCGCTGCTGCTCGGGGAACTCGCCGATGCGCGAGGCGGTCTTCGCGATCTGCACCTGAAGGGCTCCGGACCGACACCGTTCGCCCGCGGCGGCGATGGTTTCGCCGCCGTCGGGCCGATGCTGCGGGAATACCTCATCAGCGAAGCCATGCATGCCCTCGGCATCCCCACCACCCGCTCGCTGGCGGTCGTCGCCACCGGCCGAATGGTACGGCGCGAGACGATGCTGCCCGGAGCGGTGCTCGCCCGGGTGGCCAGCAGTCACCTGCGCGTGGGCAGCTTCCAGTACGCCGCAGCCACCGGGGACGTGCCCCTGCTGCGGCGACTGGTGGCACACGCGATCGAGCGCCACTACCCCGACCTGACGGATGCCGAGAACCCGCCGCTCGCGCTGCTGCAGGCCGTGATCGGCGCGCAAGCCTCGCTGATCGCGCAATGGATGCTGGTGGGCTTCGTGCACGGGGTGATGAACACCGACAACATGACGATCTCGGGCGAGACGATCGACTACGGTCCGTGTGCGTTCATGGACGACTTCGACCCGCGGGCGGTCTACAGCTCCATCGACATCGGCGGGCGCTACGCGTTCGGCAGCCAGCCGCTGGTCGCCGAGTGGAACCTCGTGCGCTTCGCGGAGGCGCTGCTTCCCGCCCTCGACGACGACTCCGACCGCGCGGTGGCGCTGGCACAGGAGTGCCTGGGCGGATTCCGCCGGCAGTACAGCACCGCCTGGTCGGCGGGGATGGTCACGAAGCTGGGTCTGCGGGAGATCCGCGACGACGCGGTGACCTCGGCGCTGATAGCGGACCTGGTCGATCTGCTGCAGGCGAACCGCGTCGACTACACGTCGCTGTTCCGTCGGCTCAGCGGCGCGGCGCGTGATCGTTCAGGATCGGGGGAGGAGATCCCGCCCGCGTTCGACTCCTGGATGCAGCGGTGGACGGCGCTGGCTCCCGACCTGGATGCGATGGATGCCGCCAACCCGACCTACATTCCACGCAACCACCTGGTCGAAGAGGCACTCGGCGCGGCCACCGAGGGTGACTTGGAGCCCTTCGAACGTCTGGTCGGGGTCGTGCGCGAACCCTACGCGTCGCGCCCCGGGCTGGAGCGTTACGCGCAGCCTGCCCCTGAGGACTTCGGGCGGTACCGCACCTTCTGCGGCACGTGA
- a CDS encoding AarF/ABC1/UbiB kinase family protein has protein sequence MRARFSRYQEIADTLARHGLGFLVGAIGAARWVAPRRAGRERPQDPPYTVPQRVRIALEELGPTFIKLGQLLSTRPDLLPPAYIVEMSKLQDSAPPIPPDQVRDAVWRELGAEPEQLFATFDWVPLASASIGQAHAATLQDGTSVVVKIRRPDAVRQVQEDLEILNNLAYRATRLWAPARTYDVRGIVQEFSRTLRAELDYLREAGNAERFAELFADQPAVLIPRVFRDRTTSRVLTLERMSGIKINDLAGLEAAGVDRAALARAGAEVMLRMIFEFRFFHADPHPGNLFVQPDGGIALIDFGMVGELSEQLRDRFADFLIAFTLRNADALADALVNVSLTRGSVDRDQLRVALVSFIELYADRPLSEVNFARLATELLVVVREQRLQLPREVSLIFKVLIVIQGIGVQLDPDFDLTAVLAPYARTLIQQRFSPSEIAKRVARASADAGALLLELPTQLRKALDVLDRNGAEVHLRAAELEPLVARTERIGNRLVAGVVTAALINAVGQIVARGNRWRSWESGLMGAGVAVVTTLSGYLLWTARRRSRWD, from the coding sequence GTGAGGGCCCGATTCAGCAGGTACCAGGAGATCGCGGACACGCTCGCGCGCCACGGCCTCGGCTTCCTGGTCGGGGCGATCGGCGCCGCCCGGTGGGTGGCTCCCCGCCGCGCCGGCCGGGAGCGGCCCCAGGACCCCCCGTACACCGTCCCGCAACGGGTCCGCATCGCGCTGGAGGAGCTGGGTCCGACCTTCATCAAGCTCGGCCAGCTGCTCTCCACGCGGCCGGACCTGCTTCCCCCCGCGTACATCGTGGAAATGTCCAAGCTGCAGGACAGCGCCCCGCCGATACCGCCGGACCAGGTCCGTGACGCCGTCTGGCGGGAGCTCGGGGCCGAGCCGGAGCAGCTGTTCGCGACCTTCGACTGGGTGCCGCTGGCGTCCGCGTCGATCGGTCAGGCGCACGCGGCGACACTCCAGGACGGCACCTCGGTGGTGGTGAAGATCCGCCGCCCGGATGCGGTACGGCAGGTGCAGGAGGACCTCGAGATCCTCAACAACCTCGCCTACCGGGCGACCCGGCTATGGGCGCCGGCCCGCACGTACGACGTGCGGGGCATCGTCCAGGAATTCTCCCGCACGCTTCGCGCCGAGCTGGACTATCTTCGCGAGGCGGGCAACGCGGAGCGGTTCGCCGAGCTGTTCGCCGACCAGCCTGCGGTCCTGATCCCGCGGGTGTTCCGGGACCGGACGACCTCGCGGGTGCTGACACTCGAGCGGATGTCAGGGATCAAGATCAACGACCTGGCGGGTCTGGAAGCAGCCGGCGTCGATCGGGCGGCGCTGGCCCGCGCGGGCGCTGAGGTCATGCTGCGGATGATCTTCGAATTCCGCTTCTTTCATGCCGACCCTCACCCGGGGAACCTGTTCGTGCAGCCGGACGGGGGGATCGCGCTGATCGATTTCGGCATGGTGGGTGAGCTGAGTGAACAACTGCGCGATCGGTTCGCCGACTTCCTCATCGCATTCACCCTGAGAAACGCTGACGCCCTCGCCGATGCGCTGGTGAACGTCTCGCTGACACGGGGCAGCGTGGATCGGGACCAGCTCCGCGTCGCGCTGGTCTCATTCATCGAGCTGTACGCGGACCGCCCGCTCAGCGAGGTGAACTTCGCCCGACTGGCGACCGAGTTGCTCGTCGTGGTGCGCGAGCAACGGCTGCAGCTGCCGCGCGAGGTGTCACTCATCTTCAAGGTCCTGATCGTGATCCAGGGCATCGGGGTGCAACTGGACCCGGACTTCGATCTGACCGCGGTGCTGGCCCCCTACGCCCGCACGCTGATCCAGCAGCGGTTCTCGCCGAGTGAGATCGCCAAACGGGTGGCCCGCGCATCCGCGGATGCCGGTGCACTGTTGCTGGAGCTTCCTACGCAGCTGCGGAAGGCGCTCGACGTCCTGGACCGCAACGGCGCCGAGGTGCACCTGCGCGCCGCCGAGCTGGAGCCCCTCGTCGCTCGCACGGAGCGGATCGGAAACCGGCTCGTCGCCGGTGTGGTCACGGCCGCCCTGATCAACGCAGTGGGCCAGATCGTCGCCCGCGGCAACCGCTGGCGTTCGTGGGAGAGCGGGTTGATGGGTGCCGGCGTCGCGGTGGTCACGACCCTGAGCGGCTATCTGCTGTGGACTGCGCGACGGCGCAGCAGGTGGGATTGA